The stretch of DNA CGATCACCAGGGGCGCGAACGCGACGGCGACCAGCACCTGCACCAGGGCGAGCAGCAGCGCGGTGCCGCTCATACGACCACCACCAGCAGCACCGCGACCAGGGCGGTGAACGAGAACGCGAGGTAGCGGTGGATCGACCCGTTCTGCACCCGGCGGGCGCGGTCGGCCAGGGCGTCCGCAGCGCGGACCAGGGGCCGGTACAGCCGCGCCTCCACCACGTCGTCCACGCGCTGGGCGAAGCGGACGCGCTCCGCCAGGTACGCCGACTCCGCGACGTGGGTGACCACCACGTCCCGGGAGGGCTGCAGCGCGTCGTCGAAGATGCGCATCACCGGCTCGGCGTAGGACGTGGCGTTGTACTGCATGCGGGGGCTGGTGCGGACGCCGCCGCAGCCCCAGCCGAGCACGTCGGTGGTGGCGGGCCGCCGCCGGGCCAGCACCAGCGTGACCACCAGCGCGGGCACCGCGACACCGACACCGAGGCCCAGCAGGGCGACCGGGCTCAGCACCGCGCCCACCCCGCGCAGCTCCACGCCACCCAGGCCCACGGTCCGCACGGCACCGTCCACGCCCGCCGCGGCCGCAAGCACCCGTGCCAGCGGCCCCGGCAGCACCCCGAGGCCGACGACGCCGACCGCGCCGGCCAGCATCGCGACCCGCATGCTCCACGGCCCCTCCTGCGCGCCGAGCACCGCCACCGACCGGGCGCGAGCCAGGAACCCGATGCCGAACGCCTTGACGAAGGTGACCAGCGCCAGCCCCGCGGTCAGCGCCAGTGCGGCGAGCGCCAACGGGATCGCGACGGCCACCACGCGGTCCGCCGGTCGAGCCGAGTGGATCAGCGCCTGCAGCAGCGTCCACTCCGCGACGAACCCGCCGGTCACGGGCAGCGCCGCCGCCCCGAGCGCGCCGATGCCGAACGTCGCCGCCGTCCACGGCATCGCGTGCACCAGGCCGCCGAGCCGGTCCAGGTCCCGTTCACCGGTGGCGCGCAGCACCGCACCGGCCCCGAGGAACAGCGTCGCCTTGAACGCGGCGTGGCTGACCAGCAGCAGCAAGGCCGCCAGCAGTGCGGCGCTCGCGGCACCGGGCACGTGGTGGGTGGTCAGCAGCATCGCGGTGCCGAGGGCGACGGCGACCAGGCCGAGGTTCTCCGACGTCGAGTAGGCGAGCAGCCGCTTGAGGTCGGTGGCGACCCCGGCCTGCAGGATGCCGTACACCGCCGAGACGGCACCCAGGCCGATCAGCAGCACGCCCCACCACGTCGGGCCGCCGGGCAGCAGCCGTACGCCGACCAGCAGCAGGCCGTACGCACCCAGCGACACCATCGCGGCGCTCATCAGGGCGGACGCGTGGCTCGGTGCCTCCGGGTGGGCGCGCGGCAGCCACACGTGCAGCGGCACCAGGCCGGCCTTCGCGGCGAAGCCGACGACGAGCAGGACGAACGCGCCGGTCGCCGCGGCGCCCGTCGGCCGCGCGGCCGCCATCGCGGCGAACTGCGTCGACCCGGTTGCGGCGGAGAGCGCGGCAAACCCGGCGAGGATCAGCACGAGGCTGAGGTGCGTCATCACGGCGTACCAGACGGCCGCGTCGCGCACGGTGGCGCGGTGGGCGTGCTCGGCGAGCACCAGGACGGTCGACGCCGCGGCCATCAGCTCCCAGGCGAGCAGGAAGCCGACGACGTCGCCGGCGGCCGGCACCAGCTGCATGCCGAGCAGGAACAGGGCGAGCGCGGCCCACTGGGTGCGCGACGCCGAGGCGCCGTGCGCGTAGCCGATCGCGTAGACCGAGGCGACCACTCCGACGGCGCCGACCAGCACCATCAGCAGCCCGCCCAACCGGTCGGGCGCCAGCACCATCGGCGGCAGGGGGAGTGCGGTGGCGACGTGCACCGTCACCGTGCGGCCGCCGAGCACCAGCGCGCCCGTCACCGCTCCGGCGGCTCCCAGGGCCGCGCACAGGGCACCCGCCAGCACGTTGCGGACGCGCCCGCGGGTGCCGATCGCCGCCACGACGGCGCACGCCGCCAGCACCACCTGCGCCAGCAGACCCCACGCCACGGCGCTCATCGGCCGGTGACCTGCCGCAGCGCGGCGACGATGTCCGCCGGGGCCGGAGGGCAGCCCGGCACCGACAGGTCGACCGGGACCACGTCGGATGCAGCCCCGACCACGCCGTAGGCGCCGCGGAACATCCCGCAGTCGCGGGCGCAGTCCCCGACGGCCAGCACCACGCGGGGCCGCGGGGTCGCCTCGACGGTCAGCCGCAGCGGCTCGGCCATGTTCCGGGTCACCACGCCGGTGACCAGCACCGCGTCGGCATGCCGCGGGGAGGCGACCAGGCGGGCGCCGTAGCGCTCGGCGTCGTAGACGGGGCCGAAGGCGGCGGCCAGCTCGATCTCGCAGCCGTTGCACGAGCCGGCGTCGACGTGCCGCACCTGGACGCTGCCGCGCAGCTCGCGGGGGAGGTCGCGAGCGGGGAGGTCGTCCGCCGACGCGGTCGGAGAGCCGTCGGCCCCCTGCGCCGACGGCTGCTCCGAGGGTGCGGCGGGCGCCGGCTCGGCGATCCGGCCGGTGCGCCGGATCAGCCGGGCCAGGTCCACCAGGCTCATGCGCGCACGGACCCCTGGTCGGTCGCCGGTGCCGCGCCGTCCTCGAGCTCCGCCTTGAGGTTCTGCTGCTCGGTCAGCAGGTCCGCCAGCAGCCGCCGGGCGATGCGCAGCAGCTCCGACACCGCCGGCAGGCTGGCGGCGTAGACCACCTCGCCACCCTCGCGCCGCTGGCTGACCAGGCCGGCCCGGCGCAGCACCGCGAGCTGCTGCGACAGGTTGGACTGCTCGATGTCGATGCTGGCCAGCAGCTCGTGCACAGGGCGGTCGCGCTCGGCAAGCAGCTCCAGCACGCGGATCCGTGCGGGGTGCCCGAGGGTGCGGAACAGCTCGGCCTTGACCTTGTAGAGCTCGCTCACGGCACCTCCTCGCTCGGGCGACGGCTGGACGACTCGCGCACGTTAGCAGAACAAAGAATCTTCAAGTCGCCTCGTCTCAGCAGTCCGCGTATCCACGTCAGCACCGGCCGGCTCCTTCCGAGCACCTGGACATCCGCTGCCAGGAGGCGTGCCGGTCGCGCCGGCACCGTCGCGGAGGACGGTTCCCATGCCCCTGTCCATGCAGGCCATCTCGATCATCGGGCGGCTGCACCCCGAGATCTTCGACATCCTCGGCACGCCGACCGCCGCGGTCGGCCGCTACCGCTCCCGCTTCGACCAGGTCGCGCTCAACCCCCAGCCGCTGCCTCCGGGACCGCCGGAGGCCCTGGTCACGGGCGTGCGCGCCGCCGCCGAGCTGGTGCGGCTGGCGTCCACGGCGCACCAGCTCGGGGTCGCCTTCGACGCCGACCCCGACGACTGGTGCGGCACCCCGCCGCACGTCCCGATCCCGTGGCCGTACCCGCCGATCACGCAGGACCCCGACCCGCACCCGTGGCTGGTCTACAACCTCGGCGTCGCGCTGGGGCTGGAGCTGTCGGCGTCCGTCTGGTCCGGGCTGCGCTCCGAGGCGGCGCTGAACGCCGTCCACGACGGGGCGCTCTCCTACGCGCAGAAGGCGGGGGAGCAGTCCCGGACGCTGTAGGGACGGCGGGCGGTGGCGCGGCGGCACGAGCCGCGTCACCACCGGCGTCGCCGGGGCCATCCCGAGGGGCGCTCGCTGCCGCCTGCGGGTGAGCGTGGGCGGCGATCGTTACCGTGCGCGCATGGCTGACGAGCTTCCGGAGCTGGTGGTCGCCGACCAGCAGGCGTGGCACGCGTGGCTCGCCGAGCACGCGGACGACGGGCGGGGCGTGTGGCTGGTGCTCGCGAAGAAGGGCAGCACCGCGCCGACGAGCCTGACCTACGACCAGGCGCTGGACGAGGCGCTGTGCCAGGGCTGGATCGACGGCCAGCTCAGACGGCGGGACGCCGCGACGTACCAGCAGCGGTTCACCCCACGCCTCGCCCGTAGCCCGTGGTCCCGGCGGAACACCACCCTGGTCGCCCGCCTGCTCGAGGAAGGCCGGATGCGACCGCGCGGGCTCGCCGAGGTGGAGCGGGCACGTGCCGACGGACGCTGGGACGCGGCGTACGCCGGTGCCGCCGGCAGCGAGGTCCCGCCAGACCTCGCGGCTGCGCTGGCGGCCGACCCCGACGCCGCACGCACCTTTGCCGGGCTGAGCAGCCAGAACCGCTTCGCGATCCTCTACCGCCTGGGCGCGGCCAAGCGCGCCGAGACGCGCGAGCGCCGCATCCGTGAGTTCGTCGCGATGCTCGCCCGCGGCGAGACGCCCCACCCGCAGGGGCGACGTGTCGGGGAGGCCAGCGCCGGCGCCCAGGACTGAGGCTGCCGGCCTCAGCCCACGCGGAACCGCTCGACGAGCCGGTCCATCAGCGCGTCCACGCGCTCGTCGACCACCCGGCGCGCCGGGTCCTCGTCGTGCCAGGCGACGATCTCGCGCGCACCCTGCTCGAACGGCACGGTGGTGACGAAGTCCGGCACCAGCGACCGCAGCTTGGACGTGTCGAACACGGACGACCACGTCTTGTCGCCCAGCAGCGACGCGCCCCACTCGGGGTCCACGGCGGCGATCTGGTCCGACGGCACGTGCACGATGCGCGCCTCGGTGCCGGCCGCCGTCGCGAGCGCCTGCGCGATCTGGTCCCAGGTCAGCACGTCGTCACCGGTGATGGTGAACGCCTCGCCCAGCGTGCGGGTGTGCCCCAGCAGGGGGACGAACCCACGGGCGAAGTCGGTGTGGTGCGTCAGGGTCCACAGCGACGAGCCGTCACCGTGCACCACCACCTCCTGGCCCCGGCGCATGCGCTCGACGAAGGTCCAGCCGCCGTCCATCGGCACCAGCGTGCGGTCGTACGTGTGCGACGGGCGGATCACCGTCACGGGGAAGCCGCGGTCCCGGTAGGCCTGAGTCAGCACGTCCTCGCACGCGATCTTGTTGCGGCTGTACTCCCAGTGCGGGTTGCGCAGCGGTGTGGACTCCCGGATCGGCAGGCGCAGGGCCGGCGTCTGGTAGGCCGACGCCGAGCTGATGAAGACGTACTGACCGGTGCGACCCTCGAACAGGTCGATGTCGGTGCGGACGTGCTCCGGGGTGAAGGCCACCCAGTCGACCACCGCGTCGAACTGCCGGTCGCCGAGCGCGTCGCGCACCGACTGCGGGTCGCGGATGTCCGCCACCACCGACTCGACGCCCTCCGGCAGCGGCCGCCGGCCCGTCCCGCGGTTCAGCACCGCCAGCTCGACGCCGCGGGCGACGGCCAGCTCGGTGCAGGCGGAGCTGATGACGCCGGTGCCGCCGACGAACAGGACGCGCAGCGCTGACATAGGGCTCTCCTCAGGGATGGTGACCGGTCCGGTCGACGCCTCGACGGCTCAGAACCTCGACGGCTCGGGACCAGTCTCCCGTACCTGCCGTGGCGCGCAGCCCGGCGTCAGTCGCGCTCCAGGCGCGTCACGCCCCGGCCGGGGTGCCACGACTCGACCGCCAGCCGCGTCCCCGTCTGGTCCATGCCCGTCCAGACGACCTCCAGCACGTCCGCGCGGAACAGGTCTCCCGGCAGGCCGTCGTCGGGCAGCGGACCCTCGTACACCGCCCGACCGGCGATCTTCGCCTCGCCCACCCAGCCCGCGGGACTCTCGCCCGGAGGGTCGATCGTCGGACCGTGCAGCGCGAAGCGCGGGTCCCGGCGCAGGTCGGCGCTCTTCAGGGAGCCCGGCATCGAGCCGAACCTCAGCTCACCGCCCTCGAACCAGCACTCGATGCCGCTGATCCGTGGGGACCCGTCGGCCCGCAGCGTC from Cellulomonas sp. NTE-D12 encodes:
- a CDS encoding oxidoreductase gives rise to the protein MSLVDLARLIRRTGRIAEPAPAAPSEQPSAQGADGSPTASADDLPARDLPRELRGSVQVRHVDAGSCNGCEIELAAAFGPVYDAERYGARLVASPRHADAVLVTGVVTRNMAEPLRLTVEATPRPRVVLAVGDCARDCGMFRGAYGVVGAASDVVPVDLSVPGCPPAPADIVAALRQVTGR
- a CDS encoding proton-conducting transporter membrane subunit, with the protein product MSAVAWGLLAQVVLAACAVVAAIGTRGRVRNVLAGALCAALGAAGAVTGALVLGGRTVTVHVATALPLPPMVLAPDRLGGLLMVLVGAVGVVASVYAIGYAHGASASRTQWAALALFLLGMQLVPAAGDVVGFLLAWELMAAASTVLVLAEHAHRATVRDAAVWYAVMTHLSLVLILAGFAALSAATGSTQFAAMAAARPTGAAATGAFVLLVVGFAAKAGLVPLHVWLPRAHPEAPSHASALMSAAMVSLGAYGLLLVGVRLLPGGPTWWGVLLIGLGAVSAVYGILQAGVATDLKRLLAYSTSENLGLVAVALGTAMLLTTHHVPGAASAALLAALLLLVSHAAFKATLFLGAGAVLRATGERDLDRLGGLVHAMPWTAATFGIGALGAAALPVTGGFVAEWTLLQALIHSARPADRVVAVAIPLALAALALTAGLALVTFVKAFGIGFLARARSVAVLGAQEGPWSMRVAMLAGAVGVVGLGVLPGPLARVLAAAAGVDGAVRTVGLGGVELRGVGAVLSPVALLGLGVGVAVPALVVTLVLARRRPATTDVLGWGCGGVRTSPRMQYNATSYAEPVMRIFDDALQPSRDVVVTHVAESAYLAERVRFAQRVDDVVEARLYRPLVRAADALADRARRVQNGSIHRYLAFSFTALVAVLLVVVV
- a CDS encoding YdeI/OmpD-associated family protein; its protein translation is MADELPELVVADQQAWHAWLAEHADDGRGVWLVLAKKGSTAPTSLTYDQALDEALCQGWIDGQLRRRDAATYQQRFTPRLARSPWSRRNTTLVARLLEEGRMRPRGLAEVERARADGRWDAAYAGAAGSEVPPDLAAALAADPDAARTFAGLSSQNRFAILYRLGAAKRAETRERRIREFVAMLARGETPHPQGRRVGEASAGAQD
- a CDS encoding SDR family oxidoreductase — translated: MSALRVLFVGGTGVISSACTELAVARGVELAVLNRGTGRRPLPEGVESVVADIRDPQSVRDALGDRQFDAVVDWVAFTPEHVRTDIDLFEGRTGQYVFISSASAYQTPALRLPIRESTPLRNPHWEYSRNKIACEDVLTQAYRDRGFPVTVIRPSHTYDRTLVPMDGGWTFVERMRRGQEVVVHGDGSSLWTLTHHTDFARGFVPLLGHTRTLGEAFTITGDDVLTWDQIAQALATAAGTEARIVHVPSDQIAAVDPEWGASLLGDKTWSSVFDTSKLRSLVPDFVTTVPFEQGAREIVAWHDEDPARRVVDERVDALMDRLVERFRVG
- a CDS encoding pyridoxamine 5-phosphate oxidase — protein: MASWSEIEKQAPALAARARAALDTATGARRHKTIATLRADGSPRISGIECWFEGGELRFGSMPGSLKSADLRRDPRFALHGPTIDPPGESPAGWVGEAKIAGRAVYEGPLPDDGLPGDLFRADVLEVVWTGMDQTGTRLAVESWHPGRGVTRLERD
- a CDS encoding metalloregulator ArsR/SmtB family transcription factor, with product MSELYKVKAELFRTLGHPARIRVLELLAERDRPVHELLASIDIEQSNLSQQLAVLRRAGLVSQRREGGEVVYAASLPAVSELLRIARRLLADLLTEQQNLKAELEDGAAPATDQGSVRA